A genomic stretch from Solanum stenotomum isolate F172 chromosome 8, ASM1918654v1, whole genome shotgun sequence includes:
- the LOC125873639 gene encoding probable inactive receptor kinase At5g58300, whose amino-acid sequence MKLQDLRATIVFLLSLLAILPHIIANLDSDKHALLQFAASVPHLRKLNWNSALSICNSWIGITCNKDGTRVVAIHLPGVGLTGHIPANSIGKLDALQVLSLRANNLNGNIPSDILSIPSLYSIYLQHNNFSGDIPVSFSSTLGVVDLSFNSFTGEISPTIKNLPRLSMLNLKFNSLSGSIPNLDVSRLSFLNLSYNMLNGSIPYSLRKFPLSSFVGNSNLCGTPLSSCSSRSPSRKGDNFKKLSNEIIIAIAVGGPSVIILLVLFIYFCYFNKKVDNNTSMVEEKNEKLEDFGNGVQDSEKNELTFFKGCSYNFDLEDLLSASADFLGKGSYGTAYRVSLDEVSMIVVKRLKEVRVVKKEFEQHMDIVGKITRHPNIVPFLACYYSKDEKLLVCEYVPNGSLSSALYAGNGRTRLDWDTRLKVSLGAAKGIAHIHSEGGVKFTHGNIKASNILLTRDLDGCISDFGLSPLMNYTSIKNKAAGYHAPEVIETRKGTQKSDVYSFGVLVLELLTGKSPLPLPGHEDVVNLPRWVRAVVKEEWTAEVFDAELMKYHNIQEEMVHMLQIALLCVAKVPDMRPSMDEVIKMIEQIKHL is encoded by the exons ATGAAACTACAAGATTTACGTGCAACTATCGTCTTTCTTCTATCATTGCTAGCAATTCTTCCTCACATTATTGCTAATCTTGATTCTGACAAACATGCTCTACTTCAATTTGCTGCATCTGTCCCACATCTTAGAAAACTCAACTGGAACTCTGCTTTGTCAATCTGCAATTCTTGGATTGGGATCACTTGCAACAAAGATGGAACGCGAGTCGTTGCAATTCATCTGCCTGGTGTTGGACTTACTGGCCATATCCCAGCCAACAGCATTGGCAAACTAGATGCCCTCCAAGTTCTTAGCCTAAGAGCAAACAATCTAAACGGAAATATTCCTTCTGATATTCTTTCAATACCTTCTCTTTACTCTATCTACCTTCAACATAATAACTTCTCTGGTGATATTCCTGTTTCCTTTTCATCAACACTTGGTGTAGTAGATCTCTCGTTTAACTCTTTTACCGGAGAAATTTCCCCCACGATCAAGAATTTGCCTCGACTATCCATGTTGAACCTAAAGTTCAATTCATTATCTGGATCAATTCCCAATCTTGATGTGTCAAGGTTGAgttttttgaatttgagttaCAACATGTTAAATGGCTCTATTCCATATTCCCTCAGGAAGTTCCCACTTTCTTCTTTTGTGGGGAACTCTAATTTATGTGGAACACCTTTGAGTAGCTGTTCTTCGAGATCTCCATCACGTAAAGGTgacaactttaagaaacttaGTAATGAAATTATCATTGCAATTGCAGTAGGTGGTCCTTCTGTTATAATTCTCCTTGTTTTATTCATCTACTTCTGTTATTTTAACAAGAAGGTTGATAACAACACAAGCATGGTTGAAGAGAAGAATGAGAAGTTAGAAGACTTTGGAAATGGGGTTCAAGATTCTGAAAAGAACGAGTTAACGTTCTTTAAAGGGTGCTCTTATAACTTTGATCTTGAGGATCTGTTAAGTGCTTCTGCTGATTTTCTTGGTAAAGGGAGTTATGGAACTGCTTACAGAGTTTCTTTGGATGAGGTATCGATGATAGTTGTGAAAAGGCTGAAGGAAGTAAGGGTTGTTAAAAAGGAGTTTGAACAGCATATGGATATTGTTGGAAAGATTACAAGGCACCCAAATATAGTGCCATTTCTTGCTTGTTATTACTCGAAGGATGAGAAACTTCTTGTTTGTGAATACGTTCCTAATGGTAGCTTGTCATCGGCCTTATATG CAGGTAACGGAAGAACTCGACTAGACTGGGATACCAGGTTGAAGGTCTCTCTTGGAGCAGCAAAAGGAATAGCTCATATCCATTCTGAAGGTGGAGTGAAATTTACTCATGGAAACATCAAAGCATCCAACATACTTCTTACAAGGGATCTAGATGGTTGCATTTCTGATTTTGGCTTAAGCCCTCTAATGAATTACACATCCATCAAGAATAAGGCTGCTGGTTACCATGCTCCAGAAGTGATTGAAACGCGAAAAGGCACACAAAAATCAGATGTTTATAGCTTTGGAGTGTTAGTTCTTGAGTTGCTCACTGGCAAATCTCCTCTGCCATTGCCAGGGCACGAGGACGTAGTCAATTTGCCTAGATGGGTACGAGCTGTTGTTAAAGAGGAATGGACAGCTGAAGTTTTTGATGCAGAACTAATGAAGTATCATAATATTCAAGAAGAGATGGTGCATATGCTTCAAATTGCACTTTTATGTGTAGCAAAGGTGCCTGACATGAGGCCTTCAATGGATGAAGTGATTAAAATGATTGAGCAAATTAAACATCTATAA
- the LOC125873070 gene encoding methylesterase 17, producing the protein MGEEHFVEKEKMEEKLEEVSKIHFVLIHGISGGGWCWYKIKSLMEISGYKVTCLDLKGAGIHPHDPTTIISFDDYNQPLINFLSSLPQNEQVILVGHSAGGLSVTDATHKFPKKVRMAVYIGATMLRNGFVTEQDVKDGIPDLSDFGEAIDVYDMCFGLGPEQPPTSAVIKTSLQRKIIYQMSPLEDSTLAAMLLRPGPIQALASARFKEGEGAEEVPRIYIRTAYDRVVKPEQQDEMIKKWPPKNVYTLETDHSPFFSAPLLLFGMLIKAASIGEVQY; encoded by the exons ATGGGAGAAGAGCACTTtgtagaaaaagagaaaatggaagaaaaattagaagaagtatCAAAAATCCACTTTGTTTTAATACATGGAATTAGTGGAGGTGGATGGTGTTGGTACAAAATCAAGTCACTTATGGAGATTTCAGGCTATAAAGTTACATGTCTTGACCTTAAAGGTGCTGGAATTCATCCTCATGATCCTACAACTATTATTTCCTTTGATGATTATAATCAACCTCTCATCAATTTCTTATCATCTTTGCCTCAAAATGAACAG GTAATTTTGGTAGGACACAGTGCTGGAGGACTGAGTGTCACGGATGCAACTCACAAATTCCCAAAAAAAGTAAGGATGGCAGTGTATATTGGAGCAACTATGTTGAGAAATGGATTTGTGACTGAACAAGATGTTAAAGAT GGGATCCCAGATTTATCTGACTTTGGCGAAGCTATTGATGTATATGATATGTGTTTCGGATTAGGACCAGAGCAACCTCCAACCAGTGCAGTCATCAAGACAAGTTTACAACGCAAAATCATTTACCAAATGAGTCCACTCGAG GATTCAACATTAGCAGCAATGTTGTTGCGTCCTGGACCAATTCAAGCTTTAGCTAGTGCTCGATTTAAAGAAGGGGAAGGTGCAGAGGAAGTGCCTCGAATATACATAAGAACAGCGTACGATCGAGTGGTGAAGCCAGAACAGCAAGATGAAATGATTAAGAAATGGCCTCCAAAGAATGTGTACACATTGGAAACTGATCATAGCCCATTCTTCTCTGCTCCACTCTTGTTATTTGGCATGCTTATTAAGGCTGCTTCTATTGGGGAGGTGCAATACTGA